The following proteins come from a genomic window of Brevibacillus antibioticus:
- a CDS encoding amino acid adenylation domain-containing protein has translation MTMKDHVNQWLSELAEGAPLLQLPFDVPRLKNARYAEETQSIDLSKTVGEKARFLCVEEETDMFTLFLAAYHSYLYRYTGQNDIRIGAIADESSAFFASRVIVGGTPSFKQLLNEVKENLTEEKLASSCETTKLFHTFFRVGKAGDEDNRLFVDSQIANVELRVDVEEAEGMRITFTYNSFLFTQQTIRRMIENFCNWIEHVIANVETPIDLLRLITQNQERELVDEWCRNDEPTNVPDTILTAFGFQASRNPDAIALVFKQEKMTYRQLEIRSNQLANYLRKIGVTSEVLVGICQERSIEMIVSILGVLKAGGAYVPIDPAYPVQRLHYIMEDAALQVVIADEASATKVPDGIKTVKLSDYCKILSNESTEPPAIEVNGHNLAYVIYTSGSTGNPKGVMIEHHSVMNFLQTLESRSPLLHTDRLLQKTSVSFDASVWELFWWMLKGASLYILPNNDEKDPALLAKAVETYEITHLEFVPSMLKAVLDYIENHGSSSALSSLKYVTVGGEVLPPHVVTKCIDLLTIPHGTTLYNTYGPTETTVEVASFKCHSDEKHTQIPIGKANANTQLYVLNEQLQIQPVGVAGELYVGGSGVARGYLNRPELTKERFISNPYCSGADSRLYRTGDLVRYMADGNLEYIGRNDNQVKVRGYRIELEEIEVTLGNHSTVEQAIIVAKKDAYENNKLIAYVIGSGTVTEWRDYLKAQLPEFMVPAYFVKMDVFPLTPSGKIDLTSLPEVGNSRPHVSTEYVKPETEWETKLLDIWMDLFGYDEIGVEDNFFELGGHSLLGTQVIARIRALFKKEIPLSALFAYPTIRSIVPIVIAADEVNAVDAFPAIKRVSRDRELPLSYSQERVWFLEQLSANNLAYIFQATMKVRGMLELPILNKCFAEIVRRHEIFRTVFHEKNGQPYQVIYEPFDVELPVIDVSHLPESDRAAEVQRLIQMEIKNPIDIAQLPLARWIVYKISEWESVILFVEHHLIHDGWSFRKFLKELFTLYSAYLEKKPSPLAELPIQFADYCVWQNELFKRGKENKQLTYWKNLLQGANGVLELPTDRPRPVNQTFHGNMFTQLIPEELYLQLRNYCMKTNTTLFMVMMSAFQTLLHRYSNQEDIIVGSGIANRRWKDTEELIGMFVNNIVIRQQFTENMTFRDILQDVKRSALEAYENQEIPFDQVVDALKLKRDQSRNPLFQVMFSFQDAKVTHLPVSNLNIQLTEGISNGSAKFDINVVVTNHEELSSSLLTKDEYGSISLDWEYNTDLYDEVTMRRMFAHYIELLKSVLTHSDRTLHSMPMLTASEQTQILQEWNDTEVVFEDQKTLHQIFEEQAARTPERMAVVFGNEQWTYRQINTRANFLASKLRDLGVKPDTLVGLMSERSCDMMIGILAILKAGGAYMPMDTAAPKERLAYILRDSDTKVVVMQEKFKTAIDFNGPVLLLEENRPDQDVECENLESVAHSKNLAYVIYTSGSTGTPKGVMIEHCSVVNRMNWMVHRYPMNEHDTILQKTPYCFDVSVTELILWFFTGSKLCFLAPHAEKDPEVIVKTVAQHQVTYIHFVPSMLSIFLDHLENVDCVEEIKTLQRVYTTGEALSTEQVQRFHRLIGQRNHTTLINLYGPTETTIEVTYYDCQADSKVIPIGKPMDNIQAYILNKEGDLQPIGVMGELVIGGIGLARGYIGKPELTAERFVPNPFGNPSERLYKTGDYARWMPDGNIEYIGRMDNQVKIRGYRIELGEIEAVMRKQQGAGEVAVIAHEYEPGDKRLIAYFSGASEIETLKSHLQKQLPSYMIPSHFVRVGEMPLTSSGKLDRKALPLPEIYNVSQHYTAPRNSTEELLALIWSEILRVNQIGVFDSFFELGGHSLLATQVVSRIREVFGQHVPLRAIFDCPTIESLAKRLTELRQGEKMVQLPALLQVDRTEPIPLSFAQQRLWFFDQLEPGSNVYNIPYVWRLSGSWDVAGLEKGLNQLIERHEMLRTVFAKQNGVPVQLIKPHQARALPVIDVSSLSADEREQQVQHYIQRSADRVFDLSQGPLIEAELIKQDESEYVLLCTVHHIVFDGWSEDILLDEWMAFYEEAVSGTPADLPPLSIQYGDFAVWQRQWLSDETMKEQVAYWESELADELTVLQLPFDRPRPAIQTYAGDMQHIDLEAPLLEKLKAFSKQEGASLFMTLLAAYQGFLSRYTGQTDILVGSPVANRTQKEMEGLIGCFVNTLVYRVNVEDNPSFRQLVAQVKEKTLRGQENQDVPFEKIVEVLQPERNASYSPIFQTIFTMQTHLRNLKQWPNRKIEPVKSTIKVAKFDLSISIEVNSEHSLTISFGYNTDLFNPSSIARMIGHFVNWLEQVMAYPEEPIEGLRLISEEEERQLLEMWSNY, from the coding sequence ATGACCATGAAAGATCATGTGAATCAGTGGCTTTCAGAATTGGCAGAAGGGGCGCCATTGCTGCAGCTTCCGTTTGATGTCCCCAGACTTAAGAATGCTCGTTATGCGGAAGAGACGCAATCGATTGATCTGTCAAAAACGGTTGGGGAAAAAGCAAGATTCCTTTGCGTGGAAGAAGAGACTGACATGTTTACACTATTTTTGGCTGCCTACCATAGCTATCTTTACAGATATACGGGGCAAAACGACATTCGGATTGGTGCCATAGCGGATGAAAGCTCTGCTTTTTTTGCAAGTCGTGTGATTGTTGGTGGAACGCCGAGCTTTAAGCAGCTGTTGAACGAGGTCAAAGAGAATCTGACGGAAGAGAAGCTTGCTAGTAGCTGTGAAACTACGAAATTATTTCATACCTTTTTCAGAGTGGGAAAAGCCGGGGATGAGGATAACAGACTTTTTGTCGATTCCCAAATAGCAAATGTAGAGCTGCGTGTTGATGTCGAAGAGGCCGAGGGAATGCGTATCACATTTACATATAATTCCTTCCTGTTTACCCAACAAACGATACGACGAATGATCGAGAACTTTTGTAACTGGATCGAACATGTAATTGCTAATGTCGAAACTCCTATTGATTTATTGCGATTGATCACCCAAAACCAAGAGAGAGAACTGGTGGACGAGTGGTGCAGGAATGATGAACCCACGAATGTTCCTGACACAATCTTGACTGCCTTTGGTTTCCAGGCCAGTCGGAATCCCGATGCCATTGCGCTCGTTTTTAAGCAAGAGAAGATGACCTATAGGCAATTGGAGATCCGCTCCAATCAATTAGCGAATTACCTCCGAAAGATTGGGGTAACGAGTGAAGTACTGGTGGGAATATGCCAAGAGCGGTCTATTGAAATGATCGTGAGCATATTAGGTGTGTTGAAAGCAGGAGGCGCTTATGTACCAATCGATCCTGCTTATCCTGTTCAAAGACTCCACTATATTATGGAGGATGCTGCTTTACAAGTAGTGATTGCGGATGAAGCGTCCGCGACGAAAGTGCCTGACGGAATAAAAACGGTTAAATTATCGGATTATTGCAAAATTTTGTCGAATGAAAGCACGGAACCCCCTGCAATCGAAGTAAACGGCCACAATCTTGCTTATGTCATTTATACTTCCGGTTCGACAGGAAATCCCAAGGGGGTAATGATTGAGCATCATTCCGTTATGAATTTTCTTCAAACGTTGGAGAGTCGTAGTCCGCTTTTACATACAGACAGGCTTTTGCAAAAAACGTCTGTTTCCTTTGATGCATCTGTTTGGGAACTCTTTTGGTGGATGCTGAAAGGTGCTAGCCTGTACATCCTCCCGAACAACGATGAGAAAGACCCCGCCTTGCTTGCGAAAGCAGTCGAGACGTATGAAATTACCCATCTTGAGTTTGTGCCGTCTATGTTGAAAGCCGTCTTGGATTATATTGAAAATCATGGTTCTTCTTCTGCATTATCCTCCTTGAAATACGTCACAGTTGGAGGGGAAGTGCTTCCACCTCATGTCGTTACGAAGTGTATCGATCTATTGACCATTCCGCATGGTACAACCTTATACAACACGTATGGGCCGACAGAGACGACAGTCGAGGTTGCCAGCTTCAAATGCCATTCAGATGAAAAGCACACGCAAATACCCATTGGAAAAGCGAATGCCAATACACAGTTATACGTGTTGAACGAGCAATTGCAAATTCAACCTGTCGGAGTTGCCGGAGAACTGTATGTCGGCGGATCAGGCGTAGCAAGAGGTTACTTAAATCGTCCTGAATTGACAAAGGAACGCTTTATTTCCAACCCATATTGTTCAGGAGCAGACTCGCGTTTGTATCGAACGGGTGATTTGGTTCGGTACATGGCAGACGGAAACCTGGAGTATATCGGGCGGAATGACAACCAGGTAAAAGTGAGAGGGTACAGAATTGAGCTGGAAGAAATTGAAGTCACTTTGGGCAATCATTCGACTGTGGAGCAAGCAATCATTGTGGCGAAAAAAGACGCCTATGAAAATAACAAGCTGATCGCTTATGTAATAGGGTCTGGAACGGTAACAGAATGGCGCGATTATCTGAAGGCTCAGCTTCCAGAGTTCATGGTTCCGGCTTACTTTGTGAAAATGGATGTTTTCCCACTTACTCCTAGTGGAAAAATTGATCTTACATCACTGCCAGAGGTAGGCAATAGTCGCCCGCATGTTTCGACGGAATATGTAAAACCGGAAACAGAATGGGAAACGAAGCTCTTGGACATTTGGATGGATTTGTTTGGATACGATGAGATTGGAGTCGAGGATAATTTCTTTGAATTAGGCGGACATTCGCTGTTGGGGACTCAGGTTATTGCCAGAATCCGTGCTCTTTTCAAGAAAGAAATTCCGTTGTCTGCTCTGTTTGCATATCCGACGATTCGGAGCATCGTGCCGATCGTAATTGCCGCAGATGAGGTAAACGCAGTGGATGCATTCCCTGCCATCAAAAGGGTATCACGAGATCGAGAATTGCCGCTTTCTTACTCGCAAGAAAGAGTATGGTTTTTAGAGCAGTTAAGCGCGAATAATTTGGCTTATATTTTTCAAGCCACAATGAAAGTACGTGGGATGCTGGAGCTCCCCATACTCAATAAGTGTTTTGCGGAGATTGTGCGCAGGCATGAAATATTCCGAACCGTTTTTCACGAGAAAAATGGACAACCGTATCAGGTGATCTATGAACCGTTCGATGTGGAACTGCCTGTTATAGATGTCTCGCACTTACCTGAGAGTGATCGTGCCGCTGAAGTCCAAAGATTGATCCAAATGGAGATCAAAAATCCGATTGATATCGCGCAGCTACCATTGGCACGATGGATTGTTTATAAGATTTCTGAGTGGGAGTCTGTCATTTTGTTTGTGGAGCATCATCTGATTCATGATGGATGGTCATTCCGCAAATTTTTAAAAGAACTGTTTACGTTGTACAGTGCCTATCTTGAAAAAAAACCATCTCCACTGGCTGAGTTGCCGATTCAATTCGCAGACTATTGCGTATGGCAAAATGAGCTGTTTAAGCGCGGCAAGGAAAACAAGCAGTTAACGTACTGGAAGAATCTATTGCAAGGGGCAAATGGGGTTCTGGAACTGCCCACTGACAGGCCACGACCAGTCAATCAAACCTTTCACGGGAATATGTTTACCCAATTAATACCGGAAGAACTGTATCTTCAATTGCGTAATTACTGCATGAAAACAAACACGACCTTATTCATGGTCATGATGTCTGCGTTTCAAACCTTGCTCCATCGTTATTCGAATCAAGAAGACATTATTGTAGGCTCGGGTATCGCGAATCGCCGCTGGAAGGACACGGAAGAATTGATCGGGATGTTTGTCAACAATATTGTGATCCGTCAGCAATTTACCGAAAATATGACGTTCCGGGATATATTGCAAGATGTGAAGAGGTCAGCCTTGGAAGCGTACGAGAATCAAGAGATTCCTTTTGATCAAGTAGTCGATGCCTTAAAACTGAAGCGCGATCAAAGTCGTAACCCTCTATTCCAAGTCATGTTTAGTTTCCAGGATGCAAAAGTTACTCATTTACCCGTATCCAATCTGAATATTCAACTCACCGAAGGCATTAGCAACGGATCGGCCAAATTTGATATCAACGTCGTAGTGACGAATCACGAGGAGCTCTCTTCTTCCCTTTTAACAAAGGATGAATACGGAAGTATAAGCCTTGACTGGGAATACAATACGGATTTGTATGACGAAGTTACTATGCGCCGCATGTTTGCGCATTATATTGAGTTGCTGAAAAGCGTTCTTACGCATAGTGACCGGACGTTGCATTCCATGCCTATGCTGACCGCTTCTGAACAGACCCAAATCCTCCAAGAGTGGAATGACACGGAGGTTGTGTTTGAGGATCAGAAAACGCTCCATCAAATCTTCGAGGAGCAAGCTGCCCGGACGCCAGAGCGAATGGCGGTTGTATTCGGCAACGAACAATGGACCTACAGGCAGATAAACACCAGGGCAAACTTCCTGGCAAGCAAATTGCGAGATCTGGGAGTGAAGCCGGATACATTAGTAGGTCTAATGAGTGAGCGTTCTTGCGACATGATGATTGGTATTCTTGCCATTCTAAAAGCGGGTGGCGCGTATATGCCAATGGACACAGCGGCTCCGAAAGAAAGATTGGCCTATATTCTTCGGGATAGCGATACGAAGGTCGTCGTCATGCAAGAGAAATTCAAGACAGCGATCGACTTCAATGGACCTGTCCTGTTATTGGAAGAGAATAGGCCGGATCAGGATGTAGAATGCGAGAATCTGGAGTCTGTTGCCCATTCGAAAAATTTGGCGTACGTCATCTATACCTCAGGTTCGACGGGGACACCAAAAGGAGTCATGATCGAACATTGCTCCGTTGTCAATCGGATGAACTGGATGGTCCATCGCTACCCCATGAACGAGCATGACACCATCTTGCAAAAGACTCCCTATTGCTTTGATGTTTCGGTAACGGAATTAATCCTATGGTTTTTCACGGGCAGCAAACTTTGTTTCCTCGCTCCCCATGCAGAGAAAGACCCGGAGGTTATTGTCAAAACGGTTGCCCAGCACCAAGTCACTTACATTCATTTTGTTCCATCTATGCTCAGCATCTTTTTAGACCATTTGGAAAATGTGGATTGCGTAGAGGAAATAAAAACATTACAGCGAGTTTATACGACAGGGGAAGCTCTGAGTACGGAACAGGTTCAACGTTTTCATCGATTAATCGGGCAACGAAACCATACGACGCTTATTAATCTGTATGGTCCTACGGAAACGACCATTGAAGTGACCTACTATGATTGCCAGGCAGATAGCAAGGTAATCCCTATTGGTAAGCCTATGGATAATATTCAAGCTTATATCCTCAATAAGGAAGGGGACCTGCAACCAATAGGCGTGATGGGCGAATTGGTTATTGGGGGCATTGGTCTTGCACGAGGGTATATCGGAAAGCCTGAGTTAACAGCTGAACGTTTTGTCCCGAATCCTTTTGGCAATCCATCTGAAAGGCTATACAAGACAGGTGACTACGCGAGGTGGATGCCAGACGGCAATATTGAGTACATCGGCCGTATGGATAATCAAGTGAAAATTCGCGGTTATCGGATTGAATTAGGTGAAATCGAAGCGGTTATGAGGAAGCAGCAAGGGGCAGGAGAAGTTGCCGTCATTGCCCATGAATATGAGCCAGGGGATAAACGATTAATCGCTTATTTCAGTGGGGCATCAGAGATCGAGACGTTAAAAAGCCATTTGCAAAAACAGTTACCGTCTTATATGATTCCTTCTCATTTTGTGCGGGTGGGGGAAATGCCGCTCACATCGAGTGGCAAATTGGATCGTAAAGCATTGCCACTGCCTGAGATCTACAACGTAAGCCAGCACTACACAGCGCCGCGAAACTCAACAGAAGAATTGCTTGCACTCATATGGAGTGAAATTTTAAGAGTAAACCAAATAGGGGTATTTGATTCGTTCTTTGAATTAGGCGGGCATTCCCTGTTGGCAACACAGGTTGTATCGCGCATACGAGAAGTGTTTGGTCAACATGTGCCTCTCCGAGCGATCTTTGATTGCCCGACCATTGAGAGCTTGGCTAAGCGGCTAACCGAATTGCGACAAGGCGAGAAAATGGTTCAACTGCCTGCGCTCCTGCAAGTGGATAGAACGGAACCAATCCCCTTATCTTTTGCGCAGCAGCGGTTGTGGTTTTTTGACCAACTGGAGCCAGGAAGCAACGTCTATAACATTCCTTATGTATGGCGTTTAAGTGGTTCATGGGATGTTGCCGGATTAGAAAAAGGATTGAACCAATTAATTGAACGTCATGAAATGCTTCGTACCGTATTCGCAAAACAAAATGGCGTCCCTGTTCAGCTCATTAAGCCGCATCAAGCAAGAGCATTACCTGTCATAGATGTAAGCAGTCTCTCCGCGGATGAAAGAGAACAGCAGGTCCAGCATTATATTCAACGGAGTGCTGATCGCGTATTTGACTTGAGTCAAGGACCGTTGATTGAAGCCGAGCTGATTAAGCAGGATGAATCGGAGTATGTACTGCTTTGTACCGTCCATCATATTGTTTTCGATGGCTGGTCAGAGGATATCTTGCTGGACGAGTGGATGGCCTTTTATGAAGAAGCAGTCAGCGGAACGCCTGCCGATCTGCCACCGTTATCCATTCAATACGGGGACTTTGCTGTGTGGCAAAGACAATGGCTATCGGATGAGACGATGAAAGAGCAAGTGGCGTATTGGGAAAGTGAACTTGCAGACGAGCTCACAGTGCTTCAGTTGCCATTCGACCGTCCACGGCCAGCGATTCAAACGTATGCAGGGGACATGCAGCATATCGATTTGGAAGCTCCATTACTAGAAAAACTAAAAGCTTTCAGCAAGCAAGAGGGTGCTTCGCTGTTCATGACATTACTGGCTGCCTATCAAGGCTTTCTCTCTCGCTATACCGGACAAACAGATATTTTAGTAGGAAGCCCGGTTGCGAATCGCACGCAAAAAGAAATGGAAGGGTTAATCGGGTGCTTTGTAAACACGCTAGTTTACAGAGTGAACGTCGAAGACAATCCAAGCTTCAGGCAATTGGTCGCCCAAGTAAAAGAAAAAACATTGCGCGGGCAAGAAAATCAGGATGTGCCCTTTGAAAAAATAGTAGAGGTCCTTCAGCCAGAGCGAAATGCAAGCTATTCTCCAATCTTCCAAACGATTTTTACGATGCAAACCCATCTGAGAAACCTAAAGCAATGGCCAAATCGAAAAATTGAGCCAGTGAAAAGCACCATTAAGGTCGCCAAATTTGATT